From Luteibacter yeojuensis:
CGCCCGGCCTTCGTGACGCCCGCCTATCCGCTCCTGCCGCTCGTCTTCCTGCTCACGGTCGTCGCCGTGGTCGTCGCCTATGCCTGGGACAAGCCGCTCAGCGCGGGCGTGGTCTGCCTCGTGGTGTTCGCGGGCCTGCCCGTCTATGCCGTATGGCGACGACTGCTCGGTAAAGCGGCGCCCGTTCAGTAAAGGCGCTCGCCGATCCCGGCCCCGGATGCCACAATGCCCGGGATTCCCCGAGGACAGCAGATGGCACAGCAAGGCCCGACGTCTCCCGTACCCGTTCCGCCCCGCCAGGAGGCCGGCCAGCCCGCGGTCGGCAAGCCGGTCCGCGAAGGCATCGACGTCATCGTCAACGGCAAACGCTATCGCCACACCGGCGACGAGACCATGCCGCTGCTGTGGTATCTGCGCGACGTGCTTCGCCTTACCGGCGCCAAGTACGGATGCGACCAGGGCGATTGCGGCTTCTGCACGGTGATCGTCGACGGCAAGGCCGTGGCCGCCTGCCAGACGAGGATGGAGAAGATGCGCGGCAAGCGCGTCACCACCGTCGAAGGCCTCGCCGGCGACGACGGCACGCTGCACCCGGTGCAGCAGGCCTGGATCGACGAGGACGCGATCATGTGCGGCTATTGCCAGCCCGGCCAGATCATGGCCGCGGTGGAACTGCTCTCGCGGCAGAAGAATCCCTCCGACGCGGACATCGACAAGATCGGCAACCTCTGCCGCTGCGGCAGCTACGGTCGCATCCGCAAGGCGATCAAGCGCGCCGCCGGTGCCATGAAGGACGGTAAGGCATGAGCGGCGAGGTTCGCCTTTCGCGCCGCCGCTTCCTGAAGTTCGCCGCCGGTACCGCGGGCGGACTGGTCATCGGCATCGGTGCCGTTGGCGCGGTCGACCGTCCGCCGCCGCTGGCCCTGCTCGGCGACGCCTGGGCGCAGGTCGGCCCTTACCTGCGGATCGCCGCGGACGGACGCATCTTCATCGGCGTGCGCGATCCGGACAACGGCGAAGGCACGTCCACGTCGCTGGCTCGCATCATCGCCGAGGAGATCGACGCCGATTGGACGCGGGTGATCGTCGAGCCCCTGGGCCTGGGCGTGACCGTGGGCAACGGCGAGCCGAAATTCATCTATGGCCGCCAACGCAGCGGCGACGCCACCAGCATTCCCGCCGCATGGGCCGACCTGCGCCAGGCCGGCGCGCTCGGCCGCTGGCTGATCCTGCAGGCGGCCGCGCGCCGCCTCGGCGTTCCCGCCGAACAACTGCGCGGCGAAAACGGCATGGTGATCGCCACGGACGGCCGGCGCCTTTCCTACGCCGACCTGGCCTCGGCCGCCGCGGGCATCGATGCCCCTGCGACACCGCCGCCGCTCAAGTCGCCCGACCGTTACCGCCTCATCGGCCAGCCGGCCGGCGACGTGGACGCCCGCGCCGTGGTCACCGGCACCTTGCGCTACGCCTTCGACGAGAGCATCGGCGATCCCGTGATCGCCGTGCTCGCGCGCTGCCCTTATCCGGGCGGCACGCTCGACAGCGCCGACCGCGAGGCCGCGAAAAAGGTCGAGGGCGTCTACGCCATCCTCGACATCGCGCCCGAGCCCAACCAGCCTCCCGGCATGACGGCACAGGCCCCGGCCCTTGCCGTGCTGGCGCGCGACACCTGGTCGGCCTTGCGCGGTCGCGAGGCGCTGAAGGCCCGGTG
This genomic window contains:
- a CDS encoding (2Fe-2S)-binding protein: MAQQGPTSPVPVPPRQEAGQPAVGKPVREGIDVIVNGKRYRHTGDETMPLLWYLRDVLRLTGAKYGCDQGDCGFCTVIVDGKAVAACQTRMEKMRGKRVTTVEGLAGDDGTLHPVQQAWIDEDAIMCGYCQPGQIMAAVELLSRQKNPSDADIDKIGNLCRCGSYGRIRKAIKRAAGAMKDGKA